One genomic segment of Photobacterium sp. DA100 includes these proteins:
- a CDS encoding flagellar basal body P-ring protein FlgI produces the protein MFKQLMILLTLLVVPFLFVDAAQAQVNERHLIDLVDIQGLRENQLIGYGLVVGLDGTGDRNQVKFTSQSVTNMLRQFGLQLPDNIDPKLRNVAAVSVHASIPPLAGPGQTIDVTVSSIGDAKSLRGGSLVMTPLRAIDGQIYAVAQGNLIVAGVKAEGRSGSSITVNVPTTGRIPGGAIIEEEIPSDFITQPKVTLNLLRPNFTTARNISRQIDEVFGPDTAVAVSNARVEVFAPEDFEQRVIFMSMLEDMTVDIGRQRARVVFNSRSGTVVVGNGVRIGRAAVSHGNLTVTIAESFNVSQPNAFGRGNTVVTPESDIDINHERNPMFIWPEGVELETIVSAVNSLGASPDDLIAILQALHSSGALDAELVVI, from the coding sequence ATGTTTAAGCAACTTATGATACTACTGACGCTGCTGGTCGTGCCTTTCTTGTTTGTCGATGCTGCCCAAGCGCAGGTCAACGAGCGCCACTTGATTGATCTGGTTGATATTCAGGGGCTGCGGGAAAACCAGCTGATAGGTTATGGCCTGGTGGTGGGTTTGGACGGAACCGGTGACCGCAATCAGGTGAAGTTTACCAGTCAGTCTGTCACCAATATGCTGCGCCAGTTCGGTTTGCAGCTTCCCGACAACATCGATCCGAAGCTGCGTAACGTGGCGGCGGTGAGCGTGCATGCCTCTATTCCCCCGCTGGCTGGGCCGGGGCAAACCATTGATGTCACCGTATCGTCGATCGGTGACGCCAAGAGCCTGCGGGGTGGCAGCTTGGTGATGACACCGCTGCGGGCGATTGATGGCCAGATCTACGCGGTAGCCCAGGGCAACCTGATTGTTGCTGGGGTCAAGGCCGAAGGCCGTTCGGGTTCGAGCATCACCGTTAACGTGCCGACCACCGGGCGTATTCCCGGTGGTGCGATTATTGAAGAAGAGATCCCGTCGGACTTCATCACCCAGCCGAAAGTCACCTTGAACTTATTGCGTCCGAATTTTACCACCGCCCGCAATATTTCCCGCCAGATCGACGAGGTGTTTGGCCCGGATACGGCGGTAGCGGTCAGCAATGCCCGGGTGGAAGTCTTTGCTCCGGAGGATTTTGAACAGCGGGTGATCTTTATGTCGATGCTTGAAGATATGACGGTCGATATTGGTCGCCAGCGCGCGCGGGTGGTATTCAATAGCCGCAGCGGTACTGTGGTGGTCGGCAATGGGGTCCGGATTGGCCGGGCCGCGGTAAGCCACGGCAACCTGACGGTGACGATTGCCGAGTCGTTCAACGTCAGCCAGCCCAATGCCTTTGGCCGCGGTAACACCGTAGTGACCCCGGAAAGTGACATTGATATCAACCATGAGCGCAATCCGATGTTCATCTGGCCGGAAGGGGTTGAGCTGGAAACCATTGTTTCAGCGGTGAACAGCCTCGGGGCTTCTCCCGATGACCTGATCGCTATTCTGCAGGCCTTGCATTCCTCTGGGGCATTGGATGCCGAACTGGTCGTGATTTAA
- a CDS encoding flagellar hook-length control protein FliK, whose protein sequence is MSQLSIPPSMPQGRGSAASALPAPAQNGASGDWLDSFAALLGLGAEQGAESNVADEANRYWFDLYDQLKGLAEGEEWVFSSAHPFIEQLPPEGQFRLFNITNALSSDVREQLLGMMRRADGMHSASVQLGQAQPAIPHYLAANGTAQGESLSFEQAIERVISNAMTPVRQEMTNPVLLQQLTQANGFTTLSLQEATHGVSASEPTLTHSPTRAEWAPVKMAENQQQWGQQLVSVLKDRVQMHLNQDVQHARIRLDPPHLGSLELSVKMENNRIQVHIAAADPALREAAQQGAERLRSELEGKQLAGATVDVDVSDHSQQQPSEQTADMSLAMQPVIEESDWYASQDLLSKADQYRLTRMV, encoded by the coding sequence ATGAGCCAACTCTCGATACCGCCATCAATGCCCCAGGGCCGCGGCAGTGCCGCCTCTGCCTTGCCGGCCCCGGCGCAAAACGGGGCCAGCGGCGATTGGTTAGACAGCTTTGCCGCGCTGCTGGGGCTAGGGGCCGAGCAAGGGGCTGAAAGCAACGTGGCCGATGAAGCCAATCGTTACTGGTTTGATCTCTATGATCAGCTCAAGGGGCTGGCCGAGGGCGAGGAGTGGGTGTTCAGCAGCGCCCACCCGTTCATCGAACAGCTGCCGCCGGAAGGCCAGTTTCGCCTGTTCAACATCACCAATGCGCTGAGCAGTGATGTCCGTGAGCAGTTGCTTGGCATGATGCGCCGCGCCGACGGTATGCACAGTGCATCGGTACAGCTGGGTCAGGCACAGCCGGCAATCCCGCATTATTTGGCCGCAAATGGCACGGCTCAGGGTGAGTCGCTGTCGTTTGAGCAGGCGATCGAGCGGGTGATTTCCAATGCGATGACACCGGTCAGGCAGGAAATGACCAACCCTGTGCTGTTGCAGCAGCTGACTCAGGCCAATGGCTTTACCACCCTATCGCTGCAAGAGGCGACCCACGGAGTCTCGGCCTCAGAGCCGACACTCACCCATTCGCCGACCCGGGCGGAATGGGCTCCTGTCAAAATGGCGGAAAACCAGCAGCAATGGGGCCAGCAGCTGGTCTCGGTCCTCAAAGATCGGGTGCAGATGCACCTTAACCAAGATGTCCAGCATGCCCGTATCCGCCTTGACCCGCCGCACCTTGGCAGCCTGGAGCTGTCGGTCAAGATGGAAAACAACAGGATCCAAGTACATATCGCCGCCGCCGATCCGGCATTGCGTGAAGCTGCCCAGCAGGGGGCCGAGCGTTTGCGCTCAGAGCTCGAAGGCAAGCAGCTTGCCGGTGCTACGGTCGATGTCGATGTGAGTGACCACTCTCAGCAGCAACCTTCTGAACAAACCGCGGATATGTCACTGGCCATGCAGCCGGTGATTGAAGAGTCAGACTGGTATGCATCGCAAGACCTCTTATCAAAGGCGGATCAATACCGCCTCACTCGTATGGTGTAA
- the flgG gene encoding flagellar basal-body rod protein FlgG: MNAALWISKTGLAAQDTKMATISNNLANVNTVGFKRDRVAFEDLFYQIQRQPGAMADEVNELPSGIQLGSGVRVIGTQKVFTEGMYQTTNQSLDIAIDGQGFFELETPDGEQAFTRNGQFHLNSDGLIVNAQGLPLAQQIQVPQDAETITIGRDGIVSAKIAGDEMPQEIGQITLANFINPAGLEALGGNMFRATASSGEVIDGIAGEGAFGQIKQGVLEGSNVQVVEEMVDMITTQRGYEMNAKALSSSDEMLQYISQVL, from the coding sequence ATGAACGCAGCACTATGGATCAGTAAAACTGGCTTGGCCGCCCAAGATACCAAAATGGCGACCATTTCTAACAACCTTGCCAACGTCAACACGGTTGGTTTTAAGCGCGATCGCGTGGCATTTGAAGATCTGTTCTACCAGATCCAGCGCCAGCCGGGTGCCATGGCTGATGAAGTCAACGAGTTGCCAAGTGGTATTCAGCTTGGTTCAGGTGTCCGTGTTATTGGTACCCAGAAGGTCTTCACCGAAGGCATGTACCAGACGACCAACCAGAGCCTGGATATTGCCATTGATGGCCAGGGATTTTTTGAGCTGGAAACCCCGGACGGTGAGCAGGCCTTTACCCGCAATGGTCAGTTCCACCTTAACTCCGACGGTTTGATTGTAAACGCCCAGGGCCTGCCGCTGGCCCAGCAAATCCAAGTACCGCAGGATGCCGAGACGATCACAATCGGTCGCGATGGCATTGTGTCGGCCAAGATTGCCGGTGATGAAATGCCGCAGGAAATCGGCCAGATCACCCTGGCTAACTTTATCAATCCGGCCGGCCTCGAAGCGTTGGGTGGCAACATGTTCCGCGCCACGGCATCGAGCGGCGAGGTGATTGACGGTATTGCCGGTGAAGGGGCCTTTGGCCAGATCAAGCAGGGGGTTCTGGAAGGCTCTAATGTGCAGGTTGTCGAGGAGATGGTGGATATGATCACCACTCAGCGCGGCTACGAGATGAATGCGAAGGCGCTGTCATCATCGGATGAGATGCTGCAGTACATTTCCCAGGTACTGTAA
- the fliS gene encoding flagellar export chaperone FliS, which produces MLMDDSGFDAYQQVEVEAQAAAASPYQLVLMLIDGFMDNLTRAEGHMAANRLKERGEAIGKCIDIIGGLNSALDMRQGGELAQQMNQLYDFCSMRLFEASVHNDAGKLGEVRTVMGNIQQGWHNFGVAHDA; this is translated from the coding sequence ATGTTAATGGATGATTCTGGCTTCGATGCGTACCAGCAGGTCGAAGTGGAAGCGCAAGCAGCTGCGGCCAGCCCTTACCAGCTGGTGCTGATGCTGATCGACGGCTTTATGGACAACCTGACTCGTGCCGAGGGCCATATGGCGGCGAACCGATTGAAGGAAAGAGGTGAAGCCATTGGTAAGTGCATCGATATCATCGGTGGCCTTAACAGCGCGCTCGATATGCGCCAAGGCGGGGAGCTTGCCCAGCAGATGAACCAGCTGTATGACTTTTGCAGCATGCGCTTGTTCGAAGCCAGCGTCCATAACGATGCCGGAAAGCTGGGAGAGGTACGCACCGTGATGGGCAATATCCAACAAGGTTGGCATAACTTTGGAGTGGCCCATGATGCTTAA
- the flgH gene encoding flagellar basal body L-ring protein FlgH — MLLAGCSSTPSLIDERPAPDDLDYAPPMLDYSLPDARSGSVYRDGYMWTLFQDRRAYRVGDMLTVSLDEDTRSSKQANTNFGKNASGGLMGSFSTNSSSGSASGDISGNRDFRGSSASSQRNSLSGSITVMVHQVLPNGVLRIKGEKWIRLNQGDEFIRLDGLVRVDDIDNGNQISSQRIGDARITYSQSGVLADANEAGWLTKLFVNPLFPI; from the coding sequence ATGCTTCTGGCGGGGTGTTCATCAACCCCTTCTTTGATTGATGAGCGCCCGGCCCCCGATGATCTGGACTATGCGCCCCCGATGCTCGATTACTCGTTGCCGGATGCTCGCAGCGGTTCCGTTTACCGTGATGGCTATATGTGGACCCTGTTCCAGGACCGCCGTGCCTACCGGGTCGGCGACATGCTGACGGTCTCGCTGGACGAAGATACCCGCTCGAGCAAGCAGGCCAATACCAATTTTGGCAAGAATGCCAGTGGCGGCTTGATGGGCAGCTTTTCCACCAATTCCAGCAGCGGCAGTGCCAGCGGGGATATTTCGGGCAACCGAGATTTCCGTGGCAGCTCGGCCAGCTCCCAGCGCAACTCCCTGAGTGGTTCCATTACCGTCATGGTGCACCAAGTGTTGCCTAACGGGGTATTGCGTATCAAAGGGGAGAAGTGGATCCGGCTTAATCAGGGGGATGAGTTTATTCGCCTTGATGGCCTGGTGCGGGTTGACGACATCGACAACGGCAACCAGATATCTTCCCAGCGTATCGGTGATGCGCGTATTACCTACTCCCAGAGCGGAGTGTTGGCGGATGCCAACGAAGCGGGCTGGTTGACCAAGTTGTTTGTCAATCCACTGTTCCCAATCTAG
- a CDS encoding flagellar basal body rod protein FlgF yields MDRFIYTAASGAGRIFNAQQVRANNLANINTHGFRADMERAQAFAVQGNGFDTRTMVQAQSAGTRFDAAELQTTGRELDLAIRGDGFFTVRLPEGEEAYTRSGAVERSENGDLMISGLPVLADGGDVMNVPLYSSIEFGDNGLINIVPEGEALAVEVGRLKLVNPEVQDLSKLENGLFVTNGREPLNDDETVKMVSGFLEQSNVVAVEEMVASMQLSRNFEMQLKMMQTAEKIAEAGNRLIRA; encoded by the coding sequence GTGGATCGTTTTATTTATACCGCGGCAAGCGGGGCTGGGCGGATCTTTAACGCCCAGCAAGTACGTGCCAATAACCTGGCCAATATCAATACCCATGGTTTCCGTGCCGATATGGAGCGTGCCCAGGCATTTGCCGTACAGGGCAACGGTTTTGATACCCGGACCATGGTCCAGGCCCAGTCGGCGGGAACGCGTTTTGATGCGGCCGAACTGCAAACTACCGGGCGCGAGCTCGACTTGGCGATCCGTGGCGATGGTTTCTTTACGGTCCGCTTGCCGGAAGGTGAGGAAGCCTATACCCGCTCGGGGGCAGTGGAGCGTAGCGAGAACGGGGACCTGATGATTAGCGGGCTGCCGGTGCTTGCTGACGGCGGGGACGTGATGAACGTTCCGTTGTACAGCAGCATTGAGTTTGGTGATAACGGGCTGATCAATATTGTGCCGGAAGGTGAGGCCCTGGCGGTTGAAGTTGGCCGGTTGAAGCTGGTTAATCCAGAGGTGCAGGATCTGTCCAAGCTGGAAAACGGCCTGTTCGTGACCAACGGCCGCGAGCCGCTCAATGATGACGAGACCGTGAAGATGGTGTCGGGGTTTCTCGAGCAAAGTAACGTGGTTGCTGTGGAAGAAATGGTGGCATCTATGCAGCTGAGCCGCAATTTCGAAATGCAGCTGAAGATGATGCAGACCGCAGAAAAAATAGCAGAAGCAGGCAACCGCCTGATCAGAGCGTAA
- the flgK gene encoding flagellar hook-associated protein FlgK produces MSLMNIGLSGIQASQVGMNVTAQNVANINTPGYSRQQVHLSAVGSTSMSMKDAGNGVSVSSIRRVTDQYQTNQIFRAGSMLGATSTSAQQLKRLETLLSGDSMDLSQGFDSFFSALNGASVSPYSSAYRSQIISEAEALSNRFNQLSSSLDGQYNDLSQQRSSAVSQANSLLGNISKLNEEIRKGEATGANTSALQDERDVLIAELSEIVDVRITDAGDGTLNIALPNGQPLVMGNQVAQFSLESDPNNPRGDVLSLSFNDQNFPLDDDIGGKLGALAEYEKDVLIPTQAAINDIASEFAQAFNDQLAQGFDLNGEPGKPLFVFDPDNPAATMSINPDFKPEDLALSGDGTPGNTDNLMKLIEIKDQEFDIGHLGSQTLGSAFNSLLGDIAVKSRQAQSDHDAASNIYLQATIEKSATSGVNLDEEAVSLMMYQQAYQANLQVINASNQVFASIMQLF; encoded by the coding sequence ATGAGTTTGATGAATATCGGTTTGTCTGGGATCCAGGCCAGCCAAGTGGGCATGAACGTTACCGCCCAAAATGTTGCCAATATCAACACCCCGGGCTACAGTCGCCAGCAGGTACACCTGTCGGCGGTGGGCTCGACCAGTATGAGCATGAAAGATGCCGGCAACGGTGTCTCGGTCAGCTCGATCCGCCGGGTCACCGACCAGTACCAAACCAACCAGATTTTCCGTGCCGGCTCGATGCTGGGCGCCACTTCCACCTCTGCCCAGCAGTTGAAGCGATTGGAAACTCTGCTGTCAGGGGACTCGATGGATCTGAGCCAGGGCTTCGATAGCTTTTTCTCGGCCCTCAACGGTGCCAGTGTGTCACCGTATAGTTCGGCCTACCGCTCTCAGATCATCAGCGAAGCGGAAGCCCTGAGCAACCGCTTCAACCAGCTCAGTAGTTCGCTCGACGGCCAGTATAACGACTTGTCGCAGCAGCGCAGCAGTGCGGTATCGCAGGCCAACAGCTTGCTTGGCAACATCAGCAAGCTCAACGAAGAGATCCGCAAGGGCGAGGCAACAGGCGCTAATACTTCGGCGCTGCAGGATGAGCGGGATGTGTTGATTGCCGAGCTGTCGGAAATTGTCGATGTACGCATTACCGATGCCGGCGACGGTACGTTGAACATTGCTCTGCCAAACGGGCAGCCGCTGGTGATGGGCAACCAAGTCGCCCAGTTCAGCTTGGAGTCGGATCCCAACAACCCGCGCGGCGATGTGCTGTCGCTGTCGTTCAACGATCAGAACTTCCCGCTTGATGATGATATCGGCGGTAAGCTCGGGGCGCTGGCCGAATACGAGAAGGACGTCCTGATCCCAACCCAGGCTGCGATCAATGACATCGCCTCTGAGTTTGCCCAGGCGTTTAACGATCAGTTGGCTCAGGGTTTTGATCTCAACGGCGAGCCGGGTAAGCCATTGTTTGTGTTCGATCCGGATAACCCTGCTGCAACCATGTCAATCAACCCGGATTTCAAGCCGGAAGATTTGGCGCTATCCGGCGACGGGACCCCGGGCAATACCGATAACCTGATGAAGCTGATAGAGATTAAAGATCAGGAGTTCGATATTGGCCACCTGGGCTCGCAGACTTTGGGCAGTGCGTTTAACTCCCTGCTGGGGGATATTGCGGTGAAAAGCCGTCAGGCACAGTCCGATCACGATGCCGCTAGCAATATCTACCTGCAGGCAACGATTGAGAAGTCGGCGACCAGCGGGGTTAACCTCGACGAGGAAGCCGTTAGCTTGATGATGTACCAGCAAGCCTATCAGGCCAACCTGCAGGTGATTAACGCTTCCAACCAAGTGTTCGCCTCTATCATGCAGTTGTTCTAA
- the fliD gene encoding flagellar filament capping protein FliD, with protein MSMMDPASMAMQMVMMQRQPFDIQYANQQKMYQAQLDAWKDIDSAFSSFSSALDRMNKADSSFVKNSATPSEDGYINASASNFARHGSYDLFVKQLATAQQEAFTLKGDELPTDGVITIEVPGSEPIEVDFATFNADGDKSLHDLADYINEFDEGVSASVVRSGDEVSLVLSSTETGEEHAFSVTADQAVTDYFKPPQVLNKAQDAIVMLGGENGLEIRSSNNTIDDAIYGVTLELTKAHEPGDKPLTLVIGSDESASKEAVQEFVDAYNDLVNTILKHTMSDYKLDQDEDDKSSDGDDDDKDDNSVKVTEAGALASDSTARGLKNMLNSVTRGQFDEGTLYSIGIEANRDGTLKIDSDRFEKALKESPEKIDAIFFGDNGVLTALETAIEPYTGSSNSGSNLLKSRQDTLQGNIDRVDEKIERLDHRMEKTYNRYLRQYTAMQQTMSQMQSTGSMFMF; from the coding sequence ATGTCGATGATGGATCCCGCTTCAATGGCAATGCAAATGGTGATGATGCAACGCCAGCCATTTGATATCCAATATGCGAACCAACAAAAAATGTACCAGGCGCAATTAGATGCCTGGAAAGATATTGATTCTGCATTCAGCAGCTTTTCATCGGCGCTGGATCGAATGAACAAGGCCGACAGCAGCTTTGTCAAAAACAGCGCAACCCCCAGTGAAGACGGTTACATCAATGCCTCGGCCAGTAACTTTGCCCGCCATGGCAGCTATGACCTGTTTGTCAAGCAACTGGCTACGGCGCAGCAAGAAGCCTTCACCCTCAAAGGGGACGAACTGCCAACCGATGGTGTGATCACCATTGAGGTGCCGGGTAGCGAGCCTATCGAAGTTGATTTTGCGACCTTCAATGCCGATGGCGATAAGAGCCTCCATGACTTGGCTGATTACATCAATGAGTTTGACGAGGGTGTTTCCGCCTCGGTAGTGCGCTCCGGCGATGAGGTCAGTTTGGTACTGAGCAGCACCGAAACCGGCGAAGAGCATGCATTCAGCGTTACGGCGGATCAAGCCGTGACCGATTATTTCAAGCCGCCGCAGGTGCTGAACAAGGCCCAGGATGCCATTGTCATGCTCGGCGGTGAAAATGGTCTGGAAATTCGCAGCAGCAACAACACCATTGATGATGCTATCTATGGCGTGACGCTGGAGCTTACCAAGGCCCATGAACCGGGTGATAAGCCATTGACGCTGGTGATTGGCAGCGATGAATCGGCCTCGAAAGAAGCGGTGCAGGAGTTCGTCGATGCCTATAACGATTTGGTCAATACCATCCTCAAGCACACCATGAGTGATTATAAGCTTGATCAGGATGAGGACGACAAGAGCAGTGATGGTGACGATGACGACAAAGATGACAACAGCGTTAAGGTTACCGAGGCCGGAGCGCTAGCCAGTGACTCCACCGCCCGCGGCCTTAAAAACATGCTCAACAGCGTGACTCGAGGCCAGTTCGACGAAGGTACCTTGTACAGCATCGGGATCGAGGCTAACCGCGACGGCACACTGAAAATCGACAGTGACCGTTTTGAAAAGGCTTTGAAAGAAAGTCCGGAAAAAATCGATGCCATTTTCTTTGGTGACAACGGTGTGCTGACGGCATTGGAAACCGCGATCGAACCCTATACCGGCTCTTCCAATTCGGGCAGCAACCTGCTGAAAAGTCGTCAGGATACTTTGCAGGGCAACATCGACCGGGTTGACGAGAAAATAGAGCGGCTCGATCACCGGATGGAAAAGACCTACAACCGCTACTTGCGCCAATACACCGCGATGCAGCAGACCATGTCGCAGATGCAGTCGACTGGCTCCATGTTTATGTTTTAG
- the flgL gene encoding flagellar hook-associated protein FlgL — MRVSTNQYSQMMSGSLSQNSLGINKIMQQMATGKRLLVPSDDPMASTRVMSLKREQASISQYLGNIEQADVALKKQETYLSSAVDVLHQMRDLMLWAGNDANGPDERAAMANELEHLQDSLVSLVNAKDENGKYIFSGNEVNTQPLVKDQDGNWIYQGDTGVREVVVGDGVTIQLNVNAEDMFFSGGTDIFNQLDELVVALRDPDYDFAASDIIERSVDVLDETLVSVSGTVTGLGSRQNALTTMQDGHSEVELFNNDLIGQLEDLDYADAMVQYNNYLLALQATQATYVKTASLSLFSIM; from the coding sequence ATGCGCGTAAGTACCAATCAATACAGCCAGATGATGTCTGGCAGCCTCAGCCAGAACTCTTTAGGCATTAACAAGATCATGCAGCAGATGGCAACCGGCAAGCGTCTGCTGGTTCCTTCTGATGATCCGATGGCCTCGACACGGGTGATGAGCCTCAAACGCGAGCAGGCGTCGATTAGCCAGTACCTGGGCAATATCGAACAGGCCGACGTAGCGCTCAAGAAGCAGGAAACCTACCTGAGCAGTGCGGTGGATGTCTTGCATCAGATGCGCGATTTGATGTTGTGGGCCGGTAACGATGCTAATGGACCTGATGAGCGGGCGGCCATGGCCAATGAGCTTGAGCACCTGCAAGACAGTTTGGTGAGCCTGGTCAATGCCAAGGATGAGAACGGCAAGTACATTTTCTCGGGCAATGAAGTTAACACCCAGCCACTGGTCAAAGACCAAGACGGCAACTGGATCTACCAAGGTGATACCGGTGTGCGCGAGGTGGTGGTGGGCGATGGGGTGACGATTCAGCTCAACGTCAATGCCGAAGATATGTTCTTCTCGGGCGGTACGGATATCTTCAACCAATTGGATGAGTTGGTGGTCGCGCTGCGCGACCCTGACTATGACTTTGCGGCAAGCGATATTATTGAACGTAGTGTTGACGTGCTGGACGAGACCTTGGTGTCGGTGTCAGGTACTGTAACCGGCTTGGGTAGCCGGCAGAATGCCTTGACGACCATGCAGGATGGCCACAGCGAGGTCGAGCTGTTCAACAATGACTTGATTGGCCAGCTGGAAGATCTTGATTACGCCGATGCCATGGTGCAGTACAACAATTATCTGTTGGCTTTGCAGGCCACCCAGGCGACCTATGTCAAGACTGCCAGCCTGTCGTTGTTTAGTATTATGTAA
- a CDS encoding flagellar basal body-associated FliL family protein — MARTNVMSAKVILAALAASVLIAVSSIATYAFIVNDQSAEFSVFSKSNEQARAHFMNLDKFVITIDGEERTHYLMLELALKTNSSKAHDQLIEYKPLARNVLLKMFSQSTFEELRQIGDIDRLQNQVLGKLRQAMAVNGYAYQIEEVLFTKVVLQ; from the coding sequence ATGGCTAGAACTAACGTAATGAGCGCAAAAGTGATTTTGGCAGCACTCGCCGCTTCGGTGCTTATTGCTGTCTCATCAATCGCAACTTACGCATTCATCGTCAACGACCAATCTGCCGAGTTCAGTGTTTTTTCCAAAAGCAATGAACAAGCTCGCGCCCATTTTATGAATTTGGACAAGTTTGTGATCACCATTGATGGCGAAGAGCGAACCCACTACCTGATGCTCGAGCTGGCGCTGAAGACCAATTCCTCCAAAGCCCATGACCAGCTGATTGAATACAAGCCGCTGGCTCGCAATGTGCTGTTGAAAATGTTTAGCCAAAGCACCTTCGAAGAGCTGCGCCAGATAGGTGACATTGACCGCCTGCAAAATCAGGTGCTAGGAAAGCTTCGTCAGGCGATGGCCGTCAATGGATATGCCTACCAGATTGAAGAAGTGCTGTTTACCAAGGTCGTGCTGCAATAA
- the lafA gene encoding lateral flagellin LafA: MLSIHTNYTSLLTQNNLNKTSGAMDNAMQRISTGFRINSAADDAAGLQIATMLQSQSNGLNVAQRNSQDAISMMQTAEGAFDEMTNIAHRMKDLATQAANGTNGADELAAMDAEYKELKDELGTIMTNTEYGAGNKLLEGGMFAGAVNFQIGASSADQLTVDVSGEIGAVSGFINGLGDLTTAGGQGAEMDKIDELLGGIGEVRSAFGANINRLDHTITNLGNMRENTEMAKGRIMDTDYAVESSNMMKNQMLTQMSMSMLSQANGMSGMVMSLVG; the protein is encoded by the coding sequence ATGCTATCGATTCATACTAATTACACATCTCTACTAACGCAGAACAACCTGAACAAAACATCTGGTGCGATGGATAACGCGATGCAGCGTATCTCAACTGGTTTCCGCATCAACTCAGCAGCTGACGATGCGGCAGGCTTGCAGATTGCAACTATGCTTCAGTCACAATCAAATGGCTTGAATGTTGCGCAGCGTAACTCGCAAGATGCCATTTCAATGATGCAAACTGCGGAAGGTGCTTTCGATGAGATGACTAACATCGCCCACCGCATGAAGGACCTGGCGACTCAGGCAGCGAACGGTACTAACGGTGCTGATGAGCTTGCAGCTATGGATGCTGAGTACAAGGAGCTTAAAGACGAGCTTGGTACAATTATGACTAACACTGAATATGGTGCGGGTAACAAGCTACTTGAAGGCGGTATGTTTGCTGGCGCAGTAAACTTCCAAATCGGTGCTAGCTCTGCTGATCAGCTAACTGTTGATGTTTCAGGTGAAATCGGTGCGGTTAGCGGTTTCATTAATGGTCTAGGTGACTTGACTACTGCTGGTGGTCAGGGAGCTGAGATGGATAAAATTGATGAGCTTCTAGGTGGTATTGGTGAAGTCCGCTCTGCATTCGGTGCTAACATCAACCGTCTTGACCACACTATCACTAACCTTGGCAACATGCGTGAAAACACAGAAATGGCGAAAGGCCGCATCATGGACACCGACTACGCGGTTGAGTCTTCAAACATGATGAAGAACCAGATGCTGACGCAGATGAGCATGTCTATGCTGTCTCAGGCGAACGGCATGTCTGGCATGGTAATGAGCCTAGTAGGTTAA
- a CDS encoding rod-binding protein has protein sequence MTVTVLPVNTMALQPMATSRIAANSHMGTVTAFDSRQLAGLKGSDDPKQAIQTVAEQFESLFLQMVLKQMRKASEALNSDDDNALFGSREHKTYQEFFDGQVAIEMSKSQLGLAEVIVRQLGGDSAFKEAGEEVALTSSKAEQAPVAGSAFSQSLLHFNRGDSNV, from the coding sequence ATGACAGTAACTGTTTTACCGGTCAATACCATGGCGCTTCAGCCCATGGCGACCAGCCGAATTGCGGCAAACTCCCATATGGGGACGGTCACCGCCTTCGACAGCCGTCAGCTGGCTGGGCTGAAGGGGAGTGATGATCCGAAGCAGGCCATCCAAACGGTGGCCGAGCAGTTCGAGTCCCTGTTTTTGCAGATGGTACTCAAGCAGATGCGCAAAGCGAGCGAAGCGCTCAATAGCGATGATGACAATGCCTTGTTCGGCAGCCGCGAGCACAAGACCTACCAGGAATTTTTCGATGGCCAGGTGGCCATCGAAATGTCGAAAAGCCAGCTGGGCCTGGCGGAAGTGATTGTCCGTCAGCTAGGTGGTGATTCGGCGTTTAAGGAAGCCGGGGAGGAGGTCGCTTTAACTTCTAGTAAGGCAGAGCAAGCTCCGGTCGCGGGCAGCGCATTCAGCCAGTCTTTGCTGCATTTTAACCGTGGGGACTCCAACGTATGA